The Vibrio sp. 16 genome segment GACATCGAACTGACGAGCTTATTAAACGAAGTGCTGACCTTCGAAGGGTTTGACGTAACCGAAGCCAACAATGGTGAAGAAGGGTTGGAAAAGCTTGATGACCGCATTGACCTCATTTTGCTTGATGTAATGATGCCTAAGCTCAATGGCATGGAAACGCTGAAACGACTCAGGGAAAACTGGGACACCCCGGTATTGATGCTGACAGCCAAAGGGGAAGAGATCGATCGTGTCATTGGACTGGAACTTGGCGCTGATGACTACCTACCCAAACCATTCAGTGATCGAGAACTGTTGGCAAGAATGCGAGCAATTTTGCGTAGAACTCAGTCGAATGCCAATACCAAATCAGATAAACGCACCGACTGCATCGAATATCAAGACATCCAAATTTTCCCCGGTAAACAAGAGGCTTACTGCCAAGAGCAGCTGATAGAGCTAACCACCACAGAGTTTGCGCTGCTCAGCCACTTTGTCC includes the following:
- a CDS encoding response regulator; the protein is MPNILLIDDDIELTSLLNEVLTFEGFDVTEANNGEEGLEKLDDRIDLILLDVMMPKLNGMETLKRLRENWDTPVLMLTAKGEEIDRVIGLELGADDYLPKPFSDRELLARMRAILRRTQSNANTKSDKRTDCIEYQDIQIFPGKQEAYCQEQLIELTTTEFALLSHFVQHPGETLTKEVLSLDVLGKRLAAFDRAIDMHVSNLRKKLPERSDGKSRIKTLRGRGYLLVEED